The following are from one region of the Streptomyces fradiae genome:
- a CDS encoding SsgA family sporulation/cell division regulator, producing the protein MQNTENNVVERELELKLVLSPERSVPVPARLAYRVDDPYAVHITFHIGSEHPVNWTFARELLVEGVFRPCGHGDVRIWPTKVDGRNVILMALSSPDGDALLEAPSAQVSAWLERTLRAVPPGTETEQLGIDDGLAELLAATVVADELWLRDPWPSDEAGDGEL; encoded by the coding sequence ATGCAGAACACCGAGAACAACGTGGTCGAGCGCGAGCTGGAGCTGAAGCTGGTCCTGTCCCCGGAGCGTTCGGTGCCGGTCCCGGCCCGGCTCGCCTACCGCGTGGACGACCCGTACGCCGTCCACATCACCTTCCACATCGGCTCCGAGCACCCGGTCAACTGGACCTTCGCCCGCGAACTGCTCGTCGAGGGCGTCTTCCGGCCGTGCGGCCACGGGGACGTGCGGATCTGGCCGACCAAGGTCGACGGCCGCAACGTCATCCTGATGGCGCTGTCCTCCCCCGACGGCGACGCGCTCCTGGAGGCGCCGTCCGCGCAGGTGTCCGCCTGGCTGGAGCGGACCCTGCGCGCGGTCCCGCCGGGCACCGAGACCGAGCAGCTCGGCATCGACGACGGCCTGGCCGAGCTGCTCGCCGCCACCGTGGTGGCGGACGAGCTGTGGCTGCGCGACCCGTGGCCGTCGGACGAGGCCGGCGACGGCGAGCTGTGA
- a CDS encoding Lrp/AsnC family transcriptional regulator translates to MAIDHLDGRLIVLLAQEPRIGVLEASRRLGVARGTVQARLDRLQSNGVISGFGPQVDPAALGYPVTAFATLEIKQGQGADVRGHLATVPEVLELHTTTGHGDMLCRLVARSNADLQRVIDRVVGFDGIVRASTAIVMENPVPLRIIPLVEQAAEDPLPPR, encoded by the coding sequence GTGGCGATCGATCATCTGGACGGGCGGCTCATCGTGCTGCTCGCGCAGGAGCCCCGGATCGGGGTCCTGGAGGCCTCGCGCCGGCTCGGGGTGGCACGCGGCACCGTGCAGGCCCGGCTCGACCGGCTTCAGTCGAATGGAGTCATCAGCGGTTTCGGCCCCCAGGTCGACCCCGCCGCCCTCGGCTATCCGGTCACGGCCTTCGCCACCCTGGAGATCAAGCAGGGCCAAGGCGCGGACGTGCGCGGGCACTTGGCGACCGTGCCGGAGGTCCTCGAACTGCACACCACCACCGGCCACGGCGACATGCTCTGCCGGCTGGTGGCCCGCTCCAACGCCGATCTCCAGCGGGTGATCGACCGGGTCGTCGGTTTTGATGGCATCGTCCGGGCCTCCACGGCGATCGTCATGGAGAACCCGGTCCCCCTGCGGATCATCCCGCTGGTGGAACAGGCCGCGGAGGACCCGCTTCCGCCGCGGTAG
- a CDS encoding RDD family protein, with product MATPPGGGGEVPQAGYYPDPSIPGYIRFWNGGAWVPGTSRPAPKEGETPPAPPVPVAPQVAPSPAPAPQLPVAPAVPAVPAVEETGPVFLDDEPEPAAAAPQEPASAWQASTSRQTGFGGERDQKVSWGVQDEPQPAAPAAAPATDPRAAAAWPAASGGGVSMRRDPATVVAPVEEAAPEAPATPTPTPAPAWPEAGGTVPEQRPAADPAAAPAPAPAAPAAPAARLGGMPVTPAPAPAAWSPQPAHPAVPTPAPAPVPTPTPAAQDPQQPVVPWKPPVEDVFQAAARAQAAARPAGLGRRLLARLVDGVVLGALVGAVSYPFVTAAIEHIDEKIEAARQTGVTVQVWLLDGTTSVQLGIVLAAFLVLGTLYEALPTAKWGRTLGKKLCGLEVRDIEGHQPPTFGAALRRWLLYGVLGLLGIGVLNVVWCLFDRPWRQCWHDKAAGTFVAR from the coding sequence GTGGCTACTCCACCTGGAGGCGGCGGAGAGGTACCGCAGGCGGGCTACTACCCGGACCCCTCGATTCCCGGGTACATCCGCTTCTGGAACGGCGGCGCGTGGGTGCCCGGTACGAGCCGGCCCGCGCCCAAGGAGGGCGAGACGCCGCCCGCGCCGCCCGTGCCGGTCGCCCCGCAGGTGGCGCCGAGCCCGGCCCCGGCGCCCCAACTCCCCGTGGCCCCCGCGGTTCCCGCGGTCCCGGCCGTCGAGGAGACCGGCCCGGTCTTCCTCGACGACGAACCGGAGCCCGCCGCGGCCGCTCCCCAGGAGCCCGCCTCCGCGTGGCAGGCCAGCACCTCGCGGCAGACCGGTTTCGGCGGCGAGCGCGACCAGAAGGTCTCGTGGGGCGTCCAGGACGAGCCCCAGCCCGCCGCGCCGGCCGCCGCCCCCGCCACCGACCCGCGCGCCGCGGCCGCCTGGCCCGCCGCTTCCGGCGGCGGGGTCTCGATGCGCCGCGACCCGGCGACGGTCGTCGCGCCCGTGGAGGAGGCCGCCCCGGAGGCCCCGGCCACCCCGACGCCCACCCCCGCTCCCGCCTGGCCGGAGGCCGGCGGCACCGTCCCCGAACAGCGCCCCGCCGCCGACCCGGCCGCCGCCCCGGCTCCCGCCCCGGCCGCTCCCGCCGCCCCGGCCGCACGCCTCGGCGGAATGCCCGTCACCCCCGCGCCCGCCCCCGCCGCGTGGAGCCCGCAGCCCGCGCACCCGGCCGTCCCGACTCCGGCTCCCGCTCCCGTCCCCACCCCCACGCCGGCCGCGCAGGACCCGCAGCAGCCCGTCGTGCCGTGGAAGCCACCCGTCGAGGACGTGTTCCAGGCGGCGGCGCGGGCGCAGGCGGCGGCCCGGCCCGCCGGGCTCGGGCGGCGGCTGCTCGCGCGGCTGGTGGACGGTGTGGTGCTCGGGGCGCTGGTCGGCGCCGTGTCGTACCCCTTCGTGACGGCCGCGATCGAGCACATCGACGAGAAGATCGAGGCCGCCCGGCAGACCGGCGTCACCGTGCAGGTGTGGCTGCTCGACGGCACCACCTCCGTGCAGCTCGGCATCGTGCTCGCCGCGTTCCTCGTGCTCGGCACGCTGTACGAGGCGCTGCCCACCGCCAAGTGGGGGCGCACGCTGGGCAAGAAGCTGTGCGGCCTGGAGGTCCGGGACATCGAGGGCCACCAGCCGCCGACCTTCGGTGCTGCGCTGCGCCGCTGGCTGCTCTACGGCGTGCTCGGACTGCTCGGCATCGGCGTGCTCAACGTCGTCTGGTGCCTCTTCGACCGCCCGTGGCGCCAGTGCTGGCACGACAAGGCGGCCGGTACCTTCGTCGCCCGG
- a CDS encoding tetratricopeptide repeat protein, giving the protein MRPENVSRTVLASGVGAVLAATALLYVPELAGRSAPPPPGPAERAAHAATSGAQAALPDLVALIGDREKWLRAHPGDTGSWAVLGSAYTERALRRADPADLPRAEAALKRAPGSLDAQVGLAALANARGDWATGRAWGERVRKADPKRWSAYPVLIDAYNGLGDYKAAGKAAEKLAELHTGAAVSGRSAQLYRDRGWREDAGAAALDAVALAETGAEKAVALSRLGDLAWERGEPAEALAQYGAALGLVPDHGPALAGRARARAALGRTEEAVRDWRAAIGRLPLPGYLLEAAELDESLGRDEDARALYARLRAGRWPDAEVELGLLDADHGDPAAAVRRLRAAWAGGHRSVRVADALGWALYRSGEPKEALDYAKRATDEGLRSALFAYHRAEIERALGDLSPARRHLAEALRTNPHFSPLLAPRAKQAAATLGDFPDELPKDAMAPRDVTPPQEPARS; this is encoded by the coding sequence ATGAGACCCGAGAACGTGTCGCGGACGGTCCTCGCCTCGGGCGTGGGCGCGGTGCTCGCCGCGACGGCGCTGCTGTACGTGCCCGAGCTGGCCGGCCGGTCCGCGCCGCCCCCGCCCGGTCCCGCCGAGCGCGCGGCGCACGCGGCGACCTCGGGGGCGCAGGCGGCGCTGCCGGACCTGGTCGCGCTGATCGGAGACCGGGAGAAGTGGCTGCGGGCGCACCCCGGTGACACGGGGTCCTGGGCGGTGCTCGGCTCGGCCTACACGGAGCGGGCGCTGCGCCGCGCCGACCCGGCGGACCTGCCGCGGGCCGAGGCGGCCCTGAAGCGGGCGCCCGGGAGCCTGGACGCGCAGGTGGGCCTGGCTGCGCTCGCCAACGCGCGCGGCGACTGGGCGACGGGCCGGGCGTGGGGCGAGCGGGTGCGGAAGGCGGACCCGAAGCGCTGGTCCGCGTACCCGGTGCTGATCGACGCGTACAACGGTCTCGGCGACTACAAGGCGGCCGGCAAGGCCGCCGAGAAGCTGGCCGAGCTGCACACGGGCGCGGCGGTCAGCGGCCGCTCGGCGCAGCTGTACCGCGACCGCGGCTGGCGCGAGGACGCGGGCGCGGCCGCCCTCGACGCGGTGGCCCTCGCGGAGACCGGTGCCGAGAAGGCGGTCGCGCTGTCCCGGCTTGGCGACCTGGCGTGGGAGCGGGGCGAGCCGGCGGAGGCGCTGGCGCAGTACGGGGCGGCGCTCGGGCTCGTACCGGACCACGGGCCGGCGCTCGCGGGGCGGGCGCGGGCGCGGGCGGCGCTCGGGCGGACCGAGGAGGCGGTACGGGACTGGCGGGCGGCGATCGGGCGCCTTCCGCTGCCCGGGTATCTGCTCGAAGCGGCCGAACTGGACGAGTCCCTCGGCCGCGACGAGGACGCGCGGGCGCTGTACGCGCGGCTGCGGGCGGGCCGCTGGCCGGACGCCGAGGTCGAGCTCGGCCTCCTCGACGCGGACCACGGCGACCCGGCGGCGGCCGTGCGTCGGCTGCGGGCGGCGTGGGCGGGCGGGCACCGCTCGGTGCGGGTCGCGGACGCGCTGGGCTGGGCGCTGTACCGGTCGGGCGAGCCGAAGGAGGCTCTGGACTACGCCAAGCGCGCCACCGACGAGGGCCTCCGCAGCGCCCTCTTCGCGTACCACCGCGCCGAGATCGAACGCGCCCTGGGCGACCTGAGCCCGGCCCGCCGCCACCTCGCGGAGGCGCTCCGTACCAACCCGCACTTCTCGCCGCTGCTCGCGCCGCGCGCGAAGCAGGCGGCGGCGACCCTGGGCGACTTCCCGGACGAGCTCCCGAAGGACGCCATGGCTCCGCGGGACGTCACGCCTCCGCAGGAGCCGGCGCGGTCCTAG
- the hppD gene encoding 4-hydroxyphenylpyruvate dioxygenase has translation MTETIDHTPTTAREADPFPVKGMDAVVFAVGNAKQAAHYYSTAFGMKLVAYSGPENGSRETASYVLTNGSARFVLTSVIKATTEWGRFIDSHVAEHGDGVVDLAIEVPDARAAYAYAVEQGATGLVEPHEVKDEHGTVVLAAIATYGKTRHTLVERSGYDGPYLPGYVAAAPIVEPPAKRTFQAIDHCVGNVELGKMNDWVGFYNKVMGFTNMKEFVGDDIATEYSALMSKVVADGTLKVKFPINEPAIAKKKSQIDEYLEFYGGAGVQHIALATNDIVATVRAMRAAGVQFLDTPDSYYDTLGEWVGDTRVPIETLRELKILADRDEDGYLLQIFTKPVQDRPTVFFEMIERHGSMGFGKGNFKALFEAIEREQERRGNL, from the coding sequence ATGACTGAGACCATCGATCACACCCCGACCACCGCGCGTGAGGCCGATCCCTTCCCGGTGAAGGGAATGGACGCGGTCGTCTTCGCCGTCGGCAACGCCAAGCAGGCCGCGCACTACTACTCCACGGCCTTCGGCATGAAGCTCGTCGCGTACTCCGGACCGGAGAACGGCAGCCGCGAGACCGCCAGTTACGTCCTCACCAACGGCTCCGCCCGTTTCGTGCTCACCTCCGTCATCAAGGCCACCACCGAGTGGGGCCGCTTCATCGACTCCCACGTCGCCGAGCACGGCGACGGCGTGGTCGACCTGGCGATCGAGGTGCCGGACGCCCGCGCCGCGTACGCCTACGCCGTCGAGCAGGGCGCCACCGGCCTGGTCGAGCCGCACGAGGTGAAGGACGAGCACGGCACCGTCGTCCTCGCAGCCATCGCCACGTACGGCAAGACCCGCCACACCCTCGTCGAGCGCTCCGGCTACGACGGCCCCTACCTGCCGGGTTACGTCGCCGCCGCCCCGATCGTCGAGCCGCCGGCCAAGCGCACCTTCCAGGCCATCGACCACTGCGTCGGCAACGTCGAGCTCGGCAAGATGAACGACTGGGTCGGCTTCTACAACAAGGTCATGGGCTTCACGAACATGAAGGAGTTCGTGGGCGACGACATCGCGACCGAGTACTCGGCGCTGATGTCGAAGGTCGTCGCCGACGGCACCCTCAAGGTGAAGTTCCCGATCAACGAGCCGGCGATCGCGAAGAAGAAGTCGCAGATCGACGAGTACCTGGAGTTCTACGGCGGCGCGGGCGTCCAGCACATCGCCCTCGCCACGAACGACATCGTCGCCACGGTGCGCGCGATGCGGGCGGCCGGTGTCCAGTTCCTCGACACCCCCGACTCGTACTACGACACGCTCGGCGAGTGGGTCGGCGACACGCGCGTGCCGATCGAGACCCTCCGCGAGCTGAAGATCCTCGCCGACCGCGACGAGGACGGCTACCTGCTGCAGATCTTCACCAAGCCGGTCCAGGACCGTCCGACCGTCTTCTTCGAGATGATCGAGCGGCACGGCTCGATGGGCTTCGGCAAGGGCAACTTCAAGGCCCTGTTCGAGGCGATCGAGCGGGAGCAGGAGCGCCGCGGCAACCTCTAG
- a CDS encoding FAD-binding oxidoreductase — protein MDDLHERLHTLHARLRAGLPAEAVLTDPDVTASYARDMASFCTAGTPAAVVLPRTVEQVRHVMRTATELRVPVVPQGARTGLSGAANASEGCIVLSLVKMDRILEIDPVDRIAVVEPGVVNAVLSRAVAEHGLYYPPDPSSWEMCTIGGNIGTASGGLCCVKYGVTAEYVLGLDVVLADGRLLRTGRRTAKGVAGYDLTRLFVGSEGTLGIVVGAVLALKPQPPAQLALAAEFPSAEAACEAVCAIMERGHTPSLLELMDGTTVRAVNKLAHMGLPDTTEALLLCAFDTPDPAADLAAVAELCRAAGATEVVPAEDAAESELLLQARRLSLTALEAIKTATMIDDVCVPRTKLAAMLTGTAEIAAKYGLTIGVCAHAGDGNTHPVVCFDHADEDESRRARESFDEIMALGLALGGTITGEHGVGVLKKEWLARELGPVGVELQRGIKETFDPLGLLNPGKLF, from the coding sequence ATGGACGATCTTCACGAGAGGCTCCACACCCTGCACGCCCGTCTGCGCGCCGGACTCCCGGCCGAGGCCGTGCTCACCGACCCCGACGTCACCGCCTCCTACGCCCGCGACATGGCGAGCTTCTGCACGGCCGGCACCCCCGCGGCCGTCGTGCTCCCGCGCACCGTCGAACAGGTGCGGCACGTCATGCGCACCGCGACCGAACTGCGCGTCCCGGTCGTCCCGCAGGGCGCCCGCACCGGTCTGTCCGGCGCCGCCAACGCCTCCGAGGGCTGCATCGTGCTCTCGCTCGTCAAGATGGACCGCATCCTGGAGATCGACCCGGTCGACCGGATCGCCGTCGTCGAACCGGGCGTCGTCAACGCCGTGCTGTCCCGCGCCGTCGCCGAACACGGCCTCTACTACCCGCCGGACCCCTCCAGCTGGGAGATGTGCACCATCGGCGGCAACATCGGCACCGCGTCCGGCGGTCTGTGCTGCGTGAAGTACGGGGTCACCGCCGAGTACGTGCTCGGGCTCGACGTCGTCCTGGCCGACGGGCGGCTCCTGCGCACCGGACGCCGCACCGCCAAGGGCGTCGCCGGATACGACCTGACCCGGCTGTTCGTCGGCTCCGAGGGCACCCTCGGCATCGTCGTCGGCGCCGTGCTCGCGCTCAAGCCGCAGCCGCCGGCGCAGCTCGCGCTCGCCGCCGAGTTCCCCTCGGCGGAGGCCGCCTGCGAGGCCGTCTGCGCGATCATGGAGCGCGGCCACACACCCTCACTCCTGGAACTGATGGACGGCACCACCGTCCGAGCCGTCAACAAGCTCGCCCACATGGGTCTGCCCGACACCACCGAGGCGCTGCTGCTGTGCGCCTTCGACACCCCCGACCCGGCCGCCGATCTGGCCGCGGTGGCGGAGCTGTGCCGGGCCGCCGGGGCGACCGAGGTCGTGCCCGCCGAGGACGCCGCCGAGTCCGAACTGCTCCTCCAGGCCCGCCGGCTCTCGCTCACCGCCCTGGAGGCCATCAAGACGGCCACGATGATCGACGACGTGTGCGTGCCGCGCACCAAGCTCGCCGCCATGCTCACGGGCACGGCGGAGATCGCCGCCAAGTACGGGCTGACCATCGGGGTCTGCGCGCACGCCGGCGACGGCAACACCCATCCCGTCGTCTGCTTCGACCACGCCGACGAGGACGAGTCGCGCCGGGCGCGGGAGTCCTTCGACGAGATCATGGCGCTCGGCCTCGCGCTCGGCGGCACGATCACCGGGGAGCACGGGGTGGGCGTGCTGAAGAAGGAGTGGCTGGCCCGGGAGCTGGGTCCGGTGGGCGTGGAGCTGCAGCGCGGGATCAAGGAGACCTTCGACCCGCTGGGCCTGCTGAACCCGGGCAAGCTGTTCTGA
- a CDS encoding ABC transporter permease: MSFWEYVVSRHQQLLTDAYQHASVVFQCMVIATALGVLISLLTYRSPWAGNLAILSTASLLTIPSLAAIGLLIPLVGLGVPPTVITLTLYGLLPVVRNAIVGLRGVDPSLVDAATGIGMSRPARLLRVELPLAWPPILTGIRVSTQMLMGIAAIAAYASGPGLGNEIFRGIASLGSANAINQVLAGTLGIVILALLFDGAYVLLGRLTIPRGIRV; encoded by the coding sequence GTGAGCTTCTGGGAGTACGTGGTCAGTCGCCACCAGCAGCTGCTCACCGACGCGTACCAGCACGCCAGCGTCGTCTTCCAGTGCATGGTGATCGCCACCGCGCTCGGGGTGCTGATCAGCCTCCTCACGTATCGCAGCCCATGGGCCGGGAACCTGGCCATCCTCTCCACCGCCTCCCTGCTCACCATCCCCTCACTCGCCGCGATCGGTCTGCTGATCCCGCTGGTCGGCCTGGGCGTGCCGCCGACCGTGATCACCCTGACCCTGTACGGGCTGCTTCCGGTCGTACGGAACGCGATCGTGGGGCTGCGCGGGGTCGACCCGAGCCTGGTGGACGCGGCGACGGGCATCGGCATGTCCCGGCCGGCCCGGCTGCTGCGCGTCGAGCTGCCGCTGGCCTGGCCGCCGATCCTCACCGGCATCCGGGTGTCGACCCAGATGCTCATGGGCATCGCCGCCATCGCCGCGTACGCCTCCGGGCCCGGCCTCGGCAACGAGATCTTCCGCGGCATCGCGTCCCTGGGCAGCGCCAACGCGATCAACCAGGTGCTCGCCGGGACGCTCGGCATCGTGATCCTGGCGCTGCTCTTCGACGGGGCGTACGTGTTGCTCGGCCGGCTGACGATTCCGAGGGGGATCCGTGTCTGA